The genomic segment GCCCTATGTTCTCTGCAGATCTTCACCTATGAGCGCAAGTGGTATTCACGCAAGGACCTGGCTCGGCACCGCATGCAGGGTGACCCTGATGATACATCCCATCGGGGACATCCACTCTGTAAGTTCTGTGATGAGCGTTACCTGGACAATGATGAGCTGCTCAAGCACCTGCGCCGTGACCACTACTTCTGCCACTTCTGTGACTCCGATGGGGCCCAGGACTACTATAGGTGGGTGGGCCGGGGCTGCTTCAGAGATGGGGCCTGGAAGTACTGTAGTGGGCAGGACCCGGGATGCTGCAGGGAGTGCAGCAGTGATGTTCCTAGGACTTTCTGGGAGTTATCTGGTTGTGCAGTAGGTGATCTGGCTTCTGCTGACTCTGTCTGCCAGTGATTATGCATACCTGCGTGAGCACTTCCGGGAGAAGCACTTCCTATGTGAGGAGGGCCGTTGCAGCACTGAGCAGTTCACCCATGCCTTCCGCACTGAGATCGACCTCAAGGCTCATAAAACAGCTTGCCACAGCCGCAGCCGGGCAGAGGCACGCCAGAACCGTCAGATTGACCTTCAGTTTAGCTTTGCACCACGGCACTCACGCCGGAATGAGGGTGAGCTAGGTGCCCATAGGCACAGCCAGGCTTAGGTACTGGGGCCTTCTGTGAGTACCTGCTTCCCAGACCTCAGACCCAGGTCTGGGTTAGACTCCTTCCGCTCAACCCAGGAGGCATGTACTCAGCCTGTCTCCTCACCCACCCCTTGCTCTGAGCACCTAACCTAGCGATGGTCTGGAGCTCCTTGCCCATGCACTTCCACCCTCTCTGGTGTTTTGTGTCTTTGGCTCTGGAGTCCCTAGGGTACTTCTCTGCCTCAGGAGACTCTCACTGAGGCCCACTGTGTATTTCCTATCTCCAAAGGTAGGGCCCAGCCCCCTGTCCTTGCACCAACTGAGTACCTGTTTCTAGAGGTCATAGCTGGTTTGGATTCTGCATCGTCTGGCCTATTCTTGTGGATCATaagctgtgggggtggggaagcccCTGCCTTCCAGACAGGAGAATGGGCCTCAGTGTGGTCTGGACAGCAGGCTTTGGTCCTGCTGCTCTGTTGATCTGGGACAATGACAGGCTATGTACTACCGACCACAGGAGTTGTCAGTGGTGAGGACTACGAGGAGGTGGACAGGTACAACCGCCAGGGTCGAGCTGGCCGGGCCAGCGGGCGAGGAGCCCAGCAGAACCGCCGGGGAAGCTGGAGGTACAAGAGGTGGGAGGATTTGCATACCACTGACTTTCTCTTGGCATGGCCTCCACATGGTGGCAGCTGCCAGCAGGCAAGCTGGGAATAGGCATGAGGTCAGTGGGCTCCAGCCAGAGTTCCTGGGGTCCTGAGGGTGGCAACAATGTCTGCTCAGCAAGTAGAACGTTCTTACTTCTTTATCTATTGCTAGCAAGAGACAACAGAATCTGGGGGGAGGAACGGCCATCAGGAGCAGGGTGCAGTTGTGCCAGGAAGTACCTGCAAAGCAAGCATGTGCCCAGACTGCAGCAGGGATTGAGCCCAGACACTGCCCATCTGAGGCTGTGCCTGTGGGTCTTGCCTAGTCTGAGGTCTTCCCCCACCCTGCTCCATCCTAGGGAAGAAGAAGACCGAGAAGTGGCAGCTGCGATCCGGGCCTCTGTGGCTGCTCAACAGCAAGAGGAGACTCCCAGGGCTGAGGACCGGGAAGAGGGTAGCAGGCCCAAGAAAGAGGAAGCAGCAGCCAGGGGCCCTGAGGAGCCCCGTGGCTCCCGGCGCCTGCCCCGGGCTCAGGGTGAAGGCCCAGGTAACTGAGTCCTACCTAATGGCAACCCTGCCTGGGCTTGGGGAAAGCTGCCAGCTCCTAGTCAACATCTCCTATTCCCCAAGGCTACCCTCACAGCCTTATCTGGACTCATCTCATGTCTATAGGCTCCAAGGAAGCCTCAACAAACGGTCCTATAAGCCAAGAAGCCTTCCCAGCCACAGGCCCAGGCCCAGTGGCTGCCCCCTCAAAGTATGTTTGGGAACTGGGAAGGAGGGTGTGGTATCTATGATAGCAGGGGCAGATTTGACCAAGTCCTGACGATGAACCACTGACCAGTTCTCCCCTCCCTGGATCCAGCACCCTCCCACCGCCTAACCCCAAACTCAAGGATGAAGACTTCCCCAGTCTCTGTGCCTCAACTTCCTCCTGCTGCACAGCGGTTACCCCAGGCTCTGTGGGCCTGGCACTGGCTTATCCTCCCAGGGGCAAGAACACCTTCCAGGAAGAGGACTTccctgccttggtttcctcagTACCCAAGCCCAGCAGTGTCCCGTCTAGCCTCGTTTCGGCTTGGAACAGCAGCTGTAGCAAGAAAGGGAACCCACCCACACCAGGGGCCCAGGCTCCCCGGAAGGCAGGGAAGGGGAGCAGGGGTGGCCGGAAGGGGGGCCCAGCCCTAGTGGATGAGGAGGAGGGTGGTGGCCTTACTGTGCAGGAGCTTCGGAGTGTGCCCACTACAGTGGCTGTCTCTTCTTTGCTGGCACCAGCTGCCAACCAGAGTTCCACCAAGGTCGGCAAGAAGAAAAAGGTGGGCTCTGAGAAGACTGGAGCCGCACCATCCCCACTGCTGCCCCCTGATCATACCCCAAAGCCCTCTGGGGCTGAGCAGGTCCCTGAATCCCCTTTGAGCAAAGCTGAAGTGCCAGTAGCCATCGTCAATGGACATTCAGAGGGGCCAGCTCTGGCAAGGAGCACCCCAAAGGAGCCTCCAGGGCTTCCAAGGCCCCTgggtcccctcccctgccctatACCACAGGAAGacttcccagcacttggaggcccTTGTCCACCCAGGATGCCTCCTCCCCCAGGTATGTGTGCCCAATACCAGTGGGTTCCTTAGGGTTCTGAGACTTGCTGGAGTCCTGGTGTCGGGCTGGAGGCCAGCCTCAGGTGGGAATGTGGGGGAGACTGACTCCCAGTTCTGTAGAGGAAATTTGCATGCTGCTGTGGCCAGTGTGGACGCAGGTGCCACCTGAGCTGCCACAGTTAACTCCTTGATCGTACTTTGTAGGGCTTGGCGTTGCCTACAGTGGCGAGCCCACCCCATAGGGTTCTGGTCGTGAGCCTGCTGTGGGGCTAGATGTGGACAGGTCAACCCACTGGGCCAGTTGGGACCACATTGAGGTTCTTCTATCACCCTACAGGCTTTAACACCGTGGTGCTCTTGAAGGGCACACcatctccacccccactcccaccaggCCTGGTGCCTCCCATCAGCAAGCCACCCCCTGGCTTCTCCAGTTTCCTGCCCAGCTCCCACTCAACTTGTGTCCCCagtcccaccaccaccatgaaaGCGTAAGTGGAGTGGGCTGCCTGACCTTCTGCCACTGGTCACTGGGTGCTGGTGGGAGGGTACTAGCTAAGCCCCACCCTAAAGGCTCAAGCCTCCTTATCTGACCTCAGACCCCGGCTAACACCCACACCACGAGCCTACTTAGTTCCTGAGAACTTCCGGGAGAGGAACCTACAGCTCATCCAGTCCATCAAGGACTTTCTGCAGAGCGATGAGGTCTGCTTCAGCAAGTTTAAGAGCCATTCAGGGCAGTTCAGACAGGTGAGGTGGGAGCAGTGGGGAGGCCGGCCTGCCTTTGCCCAGGGTGAGAATGactggctgtggctctctgggTGGCAGGGGATGATCTCTGCGGCTCAGTACTACAAAAGCTGCCGAGACCTGCTTGGGGAGAACTTCCAGAAGATCTTCAGTGAGCTGCTGGCGCTCCTGCCAGACACGGCCAAACAGCAGGAGCTGCTGTCCGCGCACACAGACTTCCGCAGTCGTGAGAAGCCTCCTAACTCCAAGtcgaagaagaacaagaagaatgtGTGGCAGACCAGCACCCAACAGTTGGACCTGGACTGCTGTGTGTGCCCCACCTGCCAGCAGGTACTGGCCCGCGGTGACATCAGCAGCCACCAGGCCCTGCACGCTGCCCGGGACGATGACTTCCCCTCCCTCCAAGCCATTGCCAGGATCATTACGTAGCTCCTGCTGGCGAGGGCACGAGCTGTCACACCCTAGCGCCTCcggtctccttccttcctcttcccagctgccAGGCAGCTAGGTTGGgccctgggaaggctgaggctcGGCCCTCCTGGTTGTCCAGGCCTGCCAGGAGGGCATCAGGGGAGGTTACCCTGTGCACCATCactcctgagttctgttccctgCTTGGCAGAGAGCCAGTCTTGGTTTGTATTCTTGTGATTTTCGAATGTGCCAGGGGAGGGCAGGACTAGAATGT from the Peromyscus eremicus chromosome 8a, PerEre_H2_v1, whole genome shotgun sequence genome contains:
- the Znf598 gene encoding E3 ubiquitin-protein ligase ZNF598; its protein translation is MAAAAAAGPEGRRAALEAVAAPERGGGSCVLCCGDLEATALGRCDHPVCYRCSTKMRVLCEQRYCAVCREELRQVVFGKKLPAFAMIPIHQLQHEKKYDIYFADGKVFALYRQLLQHECPRCPHLPSFGLFGDLEQHMRKQHELFCCKLCLKHLKIFTYERKWYSRKDLARHRMQGDPDDTSHRGHPLCKFCDERYLDNDELLKHLRRDHYFCHFCDSDGAQDYYSDYAYLREHFREKHFLCEEGRCSTEQFTHAFRTEIDLKAHKTACHSRSRAEARQNRQIDLQFSFAPRHSRRNEGVVSGEDYEEVDRYNRQGRAGRASGRGAQQNRRGSWRYKREEEDREVAAAIRASVAAQQQEETPRAEDREEGSRPKKEEAAARGPEEPRGSRRLPRAQGEGPGSKEASTNGPISQEAFPATGPGPVAAPSNTLPPPNPKLKDEDFPSLCASTSSCCTAVTPGSVGLALAYPPRGKNTFQEEDFPALVSSVPKPSSVPSSLVSAWNSSCSKKGNPPTPGAQAPRKAGKGSRGGRKGGPALVDEEEGGGLTVQELRSVPTTVAVSSLLAPAANQSSTKVGKKKKVGSEKTGAAPSPLLPPDHTPKPSGAEQVPESPLSKAEVPVAIVNGHSEGPALARSTPKEPPGLPRPLGPLPCPIPQEDFPALGGPCPPRMPPPPGFNTVVLLKGTPSPPPLPPGLVPPISKPPPGFSSFLPSSHSTCVPSPTTTMKAPRLTPTPRAYLVPENFRERNLQLIQSIKDFLQSDEVCFSKFKSHSGQFRQGMISAAQYYKSCRDLLGENFQKIFSELLALLPDTAKQQELLSAHTDFRSREKPPNSKSKKNKKNVWQTSTQQLDLDCCVCPTCQQVLARGDISSHQALHAARDDDFPSLQAIARIIT